Proteins encoded within one genomic window of Arachis ipaensis cultivar K30076 chromosome B08, Araip1.1, whole genome shotgun sequence:
- the LOC110265334 gene encoding uncharacterized protein LOC110265334, with amino-acid sequence MSASYPEDVQSSESGFTSATPSTFESVRSSGQLESMPPPQQQSQPQTQTQTQPPSLPPLPPHSDQNNEGTRSKRRRGKANVANESSNPGQSEEQGTGNTKKPVRPRSWTWEHFKKDDSGPKPRAICKWCGASYAADSHKNGTSNLKSHLLSQCKKFPKDSLDPTQKTLVMQQLKKEEGNGLGNCLTSVSFDPDLCRQALARMIIIDELPFRFVEGEGFRYFMSVLQPKLHISGRISVARDC; translated from the exons ATGTCAGCTTCATATCCTGAG GATGTTCAAAGTAGCGAGTCAGGATTTACCAGTGCTACTCCATCCACTTTTGAATCAGTCAGATCTTCAGGACAGTTAGAGTCAATGCCGCCTCCACAGCAGCAATCGCAGCCACAAACTCAGACGCAGACGCAGCCACCATCGCTGCCGCCACTGCCGCCGCACAGTGATCAGAACAATGAAGGAACTAGATCTAAGAGGAGGAGAGGCAAAGCAAATGTTGCTAATGAGTCATCTAATCCTGGCCAGTCTGAGGAACAAGGTACAGGTAACACTAAAAAACCTGTTAGACCTAGATCTTGGACTTGGGAGCATTTTAAAAAAGATGATAGTGGTCCCAAACCTAGGGCTATATGTAAGTGGTGTGGAGCATCTTATGCGGCTGATTCACATAAAAATGGTACTAGCAATCTTAAAAGTCACTTGTTGAGTCAGTGTAAAAAATTTCCAAAAGATTCACTTGATCCCACTCAAAAAACACTTGTTATGCAGCAacttaaaaaagaagaaggaaatggGCTGGGTAATTGTTTGACTTCTGTATCATTTGATCCTGATTTATGTAGACAAGCTCTTGCTAGAATGATAATCATAGATGAGTTGCCTTTTAGATTTGTTGAAGGGGAGGGATTTCGTTATTTCATGAGTGTTTTACAGCCAAAACTCCATATTTCGGGCAGAATTTCAGTTGCTAGGGATTGTTAG